The Planctomycetota bacterium genome has a window encoding:
- a CDS encoding SpoIIE family protein phosphatase, whose amino-acid sequence MLIAGPVLVAVLTMAVLAWVQGERSAESVAREVADRAAELISVRLDGLATLPGQVNDVTTTLVRTGQLDVDDLASWRSVLRAQVLAFDDLGYITFGTSDGRAVWVIRYPDGDGAGGGPEYLEFALKHDPDAPSILETRLDADGNLTDETRQSFDTYDPRERPWYTAAIEREGPGFSELFSWQAEGGQSVLGLGYGEPVTGDDGALIGVIDAGLSLGDVSRFLRSLDLGQGVAFVVDVEGNLVGTGGEDRVVTADGTQLAAADAQDPRVRAVAAVLSDGFAYTSVDVPSLGRSRVEIVPFDGGLDLPWRIVTVLPDADFLGGVTAARRFTLLAGLLLVAFALLGGLLLGRRAVRPILDIEQQVGRIGGGDLDTPVSGRGARELVTLGSSLDTMRQNLIDGLRLRQGIEVAMEVQQNLLPSDPPEVPGLDVAGKSVYCDETGGDYFDFIETVHNPKTGKEDLVVALGDVMGHGIAAALLMTTARAALRSRSRISGSTGDLLTHVNDLLVPDTGGTKFMTMALVVLDPVTRTLRRASAGHDSPLLYDPEADTFTEPEGGSFPLGVVDGTEYDEHEEGPLAPGTIILLGTDGIWEAADSSGVQWGKEPLHDIIRQHAQSSADEIATAIHDAVEAFTGGKQEDDITLVVAKLTDIDPPTA is encoded by the coding sequence CGCGTGGGTGCAGGGTGAGCGGAGTGCCGAGTCGGTCGCCCGCGAGGTCGCCGACCGGGCCGCTGAGCTGATTTCCGTCCGCCTCGACGGCTTGGCGACGCTGCCTGGACAGGTCAACGACGTCACAACCACCCTCGTCCGAACCGGGCAGCTCGACGTGGACGATCTCGCCTCTTGGCGGTCCGTGTTGCGGGCGCAGGTGCTTGCCTTCGACGATCTCGGCTACATCACGTTCGGCACGAGCGACGGCCGGGCGGTGTGGGTCATCCGCTACCCGGACGGCGACGGAGCCGGCGGCGGGCCGGAGTACCTGGAGTTCGCGCTCAAGCACGATCCCGACGCACCGTCCATCTTGGAAACGCGCCTCGACGCCGACGGTAATCTCACCGACGAGACGCGTCAGAGCTTCGACACGTACGACCCACGCGAGCGTCCTTGGTACACCGCGGCCATCGAGCGCGAAGGGCCCGGCTTCAGCGAACTCTTCAGCTGGCAGGCCGAGGGTGGGCAGTCGGTTCTGGGCCTGGGCTACGGCGAACCGGTCACCGGCGACGATGGCGCACTCATCGGCGTGATCGATGCGGGCCTCTCGCTCGGCGATGTCTCGCGGTTTCTCCGCAGCCTCGACCTCGGACAAGGCGTCGCGTTCGTGGTCGATGTCGAGGGCAACCTCGTCGGCACCGGTGGCGAGGATCGCGTCGTCACCGCCGACGGCACGCAACTCGCCGCTGCCGACGCCCAGGACCCACGCGTTCGCGCCGTGGCGGCGGTGCTTTCGGACGGCTTTGCGTACACCAGCGTCGATGTTCCGAGTCTTGGCCGATCGCGCGTCGAGATCGTGCCGTTCGATGGCGGACTCGATTTGCCGTGGCGGATCGTGACAGTCCTGCCGGACGCCGACTTTCTTGGCGGCGTGACGGCGGCGCGGCGATTCACGCTGCTCGCCGGACTGCTCCTCGTCGCGTTCGCGCTCCTCGGCGGACTCCTCCTCGGGCGCCGAGCGGTTCGGCCGATCCTCGACATCGAGCAACAGGTCGGTCGCATCGGCGGCGGTGATCTCGACACGCCGGTCTCGGGCCGTGGCGCTCGCGAGTTGGTCACGCTCGGCAGTTCGCTCGACACGATGCGGCAGAACCTCATCGACGGCCTGCGGCTGCGGCAGGGCATCGAGGTCGCGATGGAAGTCCAGCAAAACCTCCTTCCCAGCGATCCGCCCGAAGTCCCGGGCCTCGATGTCGCCGGCAAGAGCGTCTACTGCGACGAGACTGGCGGCGACTATTTCGACTTCATCGAAACCGTCCACAATCCAAAGACCGGTAAGGAAGACCTCGTCGTCGCGCTCGGTGACGTCATGGGCCACGGCATCGCGGCGGCGTTGCTAATGACGACGGCTCGTGCGGCACTGCGAAGCCGCTCGCGCATCTCGGGCTCGACCGGCGATCTGCTCACGCACGTCAACGACTTGCTCGTTCCCGACACGGGTGGGACCAAGTTCATGACGATGGCGCTCGTCGTGCTCGACCCGGTGACGCGAACGCTTCGCCGGGCCAGCGCGGGCCACGACTCGCCGCTGCTTTATGACCCGGAGGCCGACACCTTCACCGAGCCCGAGGGCGGCTCCTTTCCGCTGGGCGTCGTCGACGGCACGGAGTACGACGAGCACGAGGAAGGGCCGCTCGCGCCCGGCACGATCATCCTCCTCGGCACCGACGGCATTTGGGAAGCGGCCGACTCGAGCGGCGTCCAGTGGGGCAAGGAACCGCTCCACGACATCATCCGACAACACGCTCAGTCGTCCGCGGACGAGATCGCGACTGCAATTCACGACGCGGTCGAAGCCTTCACCGGTGGCAAGCAGGAAGACGACATCACCCTCGTCGTCGCCAAACTGACCGACATCGACCCACCCACCGCTTAG
- a CDS encoding STAS domain-containing protein, whose amino-acid sequence MPDAPLSDDFAEAEPHGDWIVLRPLEPAMMDQSKIDTLSERVAALVKASRARIILDLAKVEYISSSMVGALLSARKSTKKKGGETVLCGLNPRLEQLLKLVKLDKMFRIEPDAESALAKAG is encoded by the coding sequence GTGCCCGACGCACCCCTCAGCGACGATTTCGCAGAAGCCGAGCCTCACGGCGACTGGATCGTCCTTCGCCCGCTCGAGCCGGCGATGATGGACCAGTCGAAGATCGACACCCTCTCGGAGCGAGTCGCAGCCCTCGTAAAAGCCTCTCGCGCTCGCATCATCCTCGACCTCGCGAAGGTCGAGTACATCAGCTCCAGCATGGTCGGAGCGTTGCTCTCTGCCCGAAAATCGACCAAGAAGAAGGGCGGCGAGACGGTCCTGTGCGGCCTGAACCCACGGCTCGAGCAGCTGCTCAAGCTCGTCAAGCTCGACAAGATGTTCCGCATCGAGCCTGATGCCGAATCAGCACTTGCCAAAGCGGGCTGA